From a single Wolbachia endosymbiont of Oedothorax gibbosus genomic region:
- the rpsK gene encoding 30S ribosomal protein S11, whose amino-acid sequence MKKVKTVGKSTKEFITGVVHICATFNNTFVNVTDVHGNTLCQTSVGACGFSGSRKSTPYAAGKAAEAAAKKAMERFGMKVVSVIIRGPGFGTEAAVKALQGCGLTVTSIADKTAIPHNGCRLRKKRRV is encoded by the coding sequence ATGAAAAAAGTCAAAACGGTTGGTAAGAGTACAAAAGAGTTTATTACTGGTGTTGTTCATATTTGTGCAACTTTTAATAATACTTTTGTAAATGTAACTGATGTTCATGGTAATACGCTATGTCAAACTTCTGTGGGTGCATGTGGTTTTTCAGGTTCGAGAAAATCCACACCTTATGCTGCAGGTAAGGCTGCGGAGGCTGCTGCGAAGAAGGCAATGGAGAGATTTGGTATGAAGGTTGTCTCTGTAATAATTCGTGGTCCTGGCTTTGGTACCGAAGCTGCGGTTAAAGCACTTCAGGGCTGTGGGTTGACTGTGACTTCAATTGCAGATAAAACCGCAATTCCTCATAATGGGTGCAGGTTAAGAAAAAAAAGAAGAGTATAG
- the rpsM gene encoding 30S ribosomal protein S13 — protein MARIAGINVPVKKCIPFALTYIYGIGITTANIVCSACEIDKRKRVAELRDEDIEKISNFIRQNYAIEGELRKEVAMNIKSLVEMGCYRGVRHRKGLPVRGQRTHTNAKTRKGRSRLPIAGKK, from the coding sequence GTGGCACGTATTGCAGGCATAAATGTTCCAGTGAAGAAATGTATTCCTTTTGCATTAACTTATATATATGGTATAGGTATTACTACTGCGAATATAGTTTGTTCTGCTTGTGAAATTGATAAGCGCAAACGTGTTGCAGAATTACGAGATGAAGATATAGAAAAGATCAGCAATTTCATTAGGCAAAATTATGCTATAGAAGGTGAGCTCAGAAAAGAAGTAGCTATGAACATAAAATCTTTAGTGGAAATGGGGTGCTATAGAGGAGTGAGACATAGAAAAGGTTTACCTGTGAGAGGGCAAAGGACTCATACTAATGCTAAGACTCGTAAAGGTAGATCTCGGTTGCCTATTGCTGGGAAAAAATAA
- a CDS encoding adenylate kinase family protein has protein sequence MIITIFGPPGSGKGTQSSLLIAKYNLKLISVGDLLRNIISSSSELGKKIKGTVESGNLIQDEIICELLRDQLALVDDNCLLDGFPRNLNQAHFLTQVLQEKYNRDVDIVIELQLDDNIAIDRLKNRLACLDCKSIYSVSSFKSTTCAKCKSTKLEKRIDDADMSAINKRISEYHLQMKDLREYYKGKLLTIDANLSVDEVTQEIESKISCNLI, from the coding sequence GTGATCATTACGATTTTTGGTCCTCCAGGTTCTGGTAAAGGTACTCAGTCAAGCTTGTTAATAGCAAAATATAATTTAAAATTAATTTCAGTGGGGGATTTATTAAGGAATATTATATCTAGCAGTAGTGAGTTAGGTAAAAAAATAAAGGGTACTGTGGAATCTGGTAATTTAATTCAAGATGAAATTATATGTGAATTATTACGTGACCAGCTTGCATTAGTGGATGATAATTGCTTATTAGATGGTTTTCCGAGAAATTTAAACCAGGCTCATTTTTTAACTCAAGTTTTGCAAGAAAAATATAATAGGGATGTTGATATTGTGATTGAGCTGCAGCTTGACGATAATATTGCAATCGATAGATTAAAAAATCGTCTTGCGTGTTTGGACTGTAAAAGTATATATAGTGTATCTTCTTTTAAGAGTACTACTTGTGCTAAGTGTAAAAGTACGAAGTTAGAGAAAAGAATTGATGATGCTGATATGTCTGCAATTAATAAGAGAATAAGTGAATATCACCTTCAAATGAAAGATTTACGCGAGTATTATAAAGGCAAATTATTAACAATTGACGCTAATTTGAGTGTTGATGAGGTAACGCAAGAGATTGAAAGTAAAATTTCTTGTAATTTGATTTGA
- the secY gene encoding preprotein translocase subunit SecY, translated as MSSKSAFNSLDPTLLYKGDLLKRIFFTLIALICYRLGTYVPIPGINLDVINDIFPKDGSGVFGVFNLFSGGALARMTILALNVMPYIMASIIIQLLSSAIKGMKEIKNDGESGRRKMNSYIRYLTIVICAFQSIPILIGLEGMNREGVLVVIEPGVMFRTIGVFSLLGGTMLLIWLGERISASGIGNGISLIIFTGIISELHSALSSLLTLNKNGSVSLFIILFVLILFFLLLLLIIFVESSYRKVIVQYPKKQFKRLHNDDFTYIPLKINLSGVVPTIFANAILLTPISIANFYKGHAFSDFILNYFMANKVVYIVAYLALIVFFNFFYTSFIFNPEENADFLKKNGGFIPGRRPGKHTSDYLQDIVFRLTFIGSAYLVVICTVPEVMRYYYDIPFIFGGTSLLIIVNVITDTIMQIQSYIFSNRYDSWIKKYESKTRKVR; from the coding sequence ATGAGCAGTAAATCAGCATTTAATAGCTTGGATCCTACGTTGTTATATAAAGGCGATTTATTAAAGCGTATATTTTTTACGCTAATAGCTTTAATTTGCTATCGCTTGGGTACTTATGTGCCTATTCCTGGAATTAATCTTGATGTAATTAATGATATATTTCCCAAAGATGGCTCAGGCGTTTTTGGAGTATTTAATTTATTTTCTGGTGGTGCATTGGCTAGAATGACAATTCTAGCATTGAACGTTATGCCATATATAATGGCTTCTATCATTATTCAGTTACTTTCTTCTGCGATTAAAGGAATGAAGGAAATTAAGAATGATGGAGAGTCAGGCCGTAGAAAGATGAATTCTTATATACGCTATCTGACCATAGTAATTTGTGCATTTCAATCAATTCCAATTTTGATTGGATTGGAAGGGATGAATAGGGAAGGGGTATTGGTTGTAATCGAACCTGGTGTTATGTTTCGTACAATAGGTGTTTTCAGCCTTTTAGGTGGAACTATGCTTTTAATATGGCTTGGTGAAAGAATCAGCGCTAGCGGTATAGGCAATGGTATCTCATTAATCATTTTCACGGGCATAATATCAGAGTTACACAGCGCTTTGTCATCTCTGTTAACGTTAAATAAAAACGGTAGCGTATCGTTATTTATTATCCTTTTTGTTTTGATATTGTTTTTTTTACTGCTACTCTTAATCATTTTTGTAGAGTCTTCTTATAGAAAAGTTATTGTTCAATATCCTAAAAAGCAATTTAAAAGATTACATAATGACGATTTTACTTATATTCCATTGAAGATTAATTTATCTGGTGTAGTACCAACTATTTTTGCTAATGCAATTTTATTGACACCTATTTCAATTGCAAATTTCTATAAGGGGCACGCTTTTTCTGATTTTATTTTGAATTACTTTATGGCAAATAAAGTAGTATATATTGTAGCCTATTTGGCGCTTATAGTATTTTTTAATTTTTTCTATACCAGTTTTATATTTAATCCAGAGGAAAATGCCGATTTTCTTAAAAAAAATGGTGGTTTTATACCTGGTAGAAGGCCTGGGAAACATACTTCTGATTACCTTCAAGATATAGTTTTTAGGTTGACATTCATTGGTTCTGCGTATTTGGTAGTCATATGTACTGTACCTGAAGTTATGAGATATTATTATGATATACCATTTATTTTTGGTGGAACGAGCTTGCTGATTATAGTTAATGTTATTACTGATACTATTATGCAAATACAATCCTATATTTTTTCGAATAGGTACGATAGCTGGATAAAGAAATATGAGTCTAAAACGAGGAAAGTAAGGTGA
- the rplO gene encoding 50S ribosomal protein L15, with product MNNAVKLNSIFTKLSKKKKPKLLGRGIGCGKGKTSGRGHKGQKARSGVSINGFEGGQQSIYTRLPKRGFKPIRRNIYSIINVGDIQRLMEAKKIVKDSVIDKERLYKLGFIKSIKDKIKLLNKGKLSEKFVFHVDFASEAAKKSVASVGGSVEILS from the coding sequence ATGAATAATGCTGTAAAATTAAACTCTATATTTACTAAATTATCTAAGAAAAAGAAGCCTAAGTTGTTGGGTAGAGGTATCGGTTGTGGTAAAGGTAAAACATCCGGTAGAGGGCATAAAGGGCAGAAGGCTAGAAGTGGAGTTTCCATAAATGGTTTTGAGGGTGGACAACAGTCTATATATACTCGTTTGCCTAAAAGAGGTTTTAAGCCTATACGTAGGAACATATACTCTATAATTAATGTTGGCGATATACAGCGCTTAATGGAAGCTAAAAAAATAGTGAAAGACTCTGTTATAGATAAGGAGAGGCTGTATAAATTAGGTTTTATAAAGTCTATTAAGGATAAAATCAAACTTCTTAATAAAGGTAAGTTGAGCGAAAAATTTGTGTTTCATGTTGATTTTGCGTCAGAAGCTGCAAAAAAATCTGTAGCTTCAGTTGGTGGTAGTGTGGAAATACTATCGTAA
- the rpsE gene encoding 30S ribosomal protein S5, with product MAIKNLQNNNDLSELLVSVRRVTTVTKGGRRFSFSILVVVGDGKGRVGCGIGKHAEVAEARVKAVNAAKKSMIRVYLREGRTLHHDIKAKFCSGEIVLRTAKAGTGIIAGGAIRSVFEVLGIKDVVAKSTRSNNPHNVICAVFKAFDSMLSPRQVASKRGKKISEIVGNR from the coding sequence ATGGCTATAAAGAATTTACAAAATAATAATGATTTATCAGAGCTTTTAGTTTCGGTACGAAGAGTAACAACGGTTACCAAAGGTGGCAGAAGATTTTCATTTTCAATTTTGGTTGTTGTTGGCGATGGGAAGGGTAGGGTAGGATGTGGAATAGGTAAGCACGCAGAAGTTGCTGAAGCAAGAGTCAAAGCTGTAAATGCTGCAAAGAAATCGATGATTAGAGTGTACTTGCGTGAAGGTAGAACTTTGCATCATGATATTAAAGCTAAATTTTGTTCTGGTGAAATAGTTTTAAGAACCGCAAAAGCCGGAACAGGTATTATTGCTGGTGGAGCGATTAGGTCAGTTTTTGAGGTGTTAGGTATAAAGGATGTAGTAGCTAAATCTACTAGATCAAATAATCCTCATAACGTTATATGTGCGGTGTTTAAGGCTTTTGATAGTATGTTATCTCCTCGTCAGGTAGCAAGCAAAAGAGGCAAAAAGATTAGCGAGATAGTTGGAAACAGGTAA
- the rplR gene encoding 50S ribosomal protein L18 has protein sequence MRRLYNFLSNYEKRKLRNRAKLDKSAERLRISIFKSNRHFYVQLINDVKGVTLTSASTLDAKIKDVCKGKVNAETIKQVSSLMIERLSGLKLEQKLVFDRGAYKYTGLVSQFAEALRSSGFEF, from the coding sequence ATGAGAAGGTTATATAATTTTTTAAGTAACTATGAAAAAAGGAAGTTGCGTAATAGAGCGAAGCTTGACAAGAGCGCTGAACGTTTGCGTATATCCATATTTAAATCTAATAGGCATTTTTATGTCCAGTTAATTAATGATGTAAAAGGAGTAACTCTCACTTCAGCTTCTACTTTGGATGCTAAAATTAAGGATGTATGTAAAGGGAAAGTCAACGCTGAAACTATAAAACAGGTTTCTTCTTTAATGATTGAGCGCTTATCTGGTTTGAAATTAGAACAAAAGCTAGTATTTGATCGTGGAGCGTATAAATATACAGGATTAGTTTCTCAATTTGCTGAGGCTTTAAGAAGTTCTGGATTTGAATTTTAG
- the rplF gene encoding 50S ribosomal protein L6, translating into MSRIGAAPINIPAGVSVEYNNGSMLIKSAKAEKEVSLIRDVVCQIIDNQLLLSVDQDKDNYDKIKPMWGTYRSNINNIINGMVDDFSVDLEISGVGYKAECDGKYLTLYLGYSHNVKYKVPKDVEIKCIKPTHLVVSGMDKQKVYMVASDICKIRKYDPYKGKGVVIKGKFMLRKVVSKKK; encoded by the coding sequence ATGTCTCGTATAGGTGCTGCGCCCATCAATATTCCTGCTGGTGTTTCAGTTGAATATAATAATGGTAGTATGTTAATAAAGAGTGCTAAGGCTGAAAAAGAAGTTAGCTTGATCAGGGATGTTGTGTGTCAGATTATTGATAATCAGCTATTGCTTTCTGTTGATCAAGATAAAGATAATTATGATAAAATAAAGCCTATGTGGGGCACTTATAGGAGTAATATTAATAATATCATTAACGGCATGGTTGATGATTTTTCTGTTGATCTTGAGATAAGCGGTGTTGGGTATAAAGCAGAGTGTGATGGGAAGTATTTGACTTTGTATCTTGGTTATAGCCATAATGTTAAATATAAAGTGCCTAAAGATGTTGAGATTAAGTGCATAAAACCAACTCACTTAGTAGTTAGTGGTATGGATAAGCAGAAGGTCTATATGGTGGCGTCTGATATATGCAAAATTAGAAAATATGATCCTTATAAAGGTAAGGGTGTTGTAATAAAGGGTAAATTTATGTTGCGTAAAGTTGTAAGTAAAAAGAAGTAA
- the rpsH gene encoding 30S ribosomal protein S8, with amino-acid sequence MALSDSIGDFLTRIRNAQLAMHRTTRVLFSKVNSSILEILKDEGYILDYEKQVVDNLPSFIVKLKYYEKSPVISDIVRVSKPGCRRYSKCKDISKAYNGLGIFIISTPKGVMTDYNAHKLKVGGEVLCRVF; translated from the coding sequence GTGGCGTTATCTGATAGTATTGGTGATTTTTTAACAAGGATACGTAATGCTCAATTAGCAATGCATAGAACAACAAGAGTGTTGTTTTCTAAAGTGAATTCTTCTATACTGGAGATTTTAAAAGATGAAGGGTATATCCTTGATTATGAAAAGCAAGTTGTAGATAATTTACCTTCTTTCATTGTAAAATTGAAGTATTATGAGAAGTCACCTGTAATTAGTGACATAGTTAGGGTGTCAAAGCCTGGTTGTCGTCGTTATTCTAAGTGTAAGGACATTTCTAAAGCATATAACGGTCTTGGTATTTTTATTATATCGACACCCAAAGGAGTGATGACTGATTATAATGCACATAAGTTAAAGGTTGGTGGAGAAGTTTTGTGTCGTGTGTTTTAA
- the rpsN gene encoding 30S ribosomal protein S14: MAKKSMIERNLRRIKLCGQYKEKREKLKSIINNKDLSIGERFAAQNKLIKKLPRNSSKVRIRNRCALTGRPRGVYRKFGLCRIVLRDLCSFGQVPGVTKSSW, encoded by the coding sequence ATGGCAAAAAAATCTATGATAGAAAGAAATCTTCGCAGAATAAAGCTGTGCGGTCAATATAAAGAAAAAAGAGAAAAATTGAAATCTATAATAAATAATAAGGATTTATCTATTGGTGAAAGGTTTGCAGCTCAAAATAAGTTAATTAAAAAGTTGCCTAGAAATTCCTCTAAGGTTAGGATTAGAAATAGGTGTGCTTTAACTGGGAGACCAAGAGGAGTGTATAGAAAGTTTGGTTTATGTAGAATTGTTTTGCGTGATTTATGTTCTTTTGGGCAAGTTCCAGGAGTTACAAAGTCTAGTTGGTGA
- the rplE gene encoding 50S ribosomal protein L5, which yields MFKELYKDSIVKSLKDKFNYGNIMQVPKLVKVCINMGVGDAAADNKAINEPLDSLYLIAGQKPLSTFAKKSISGFKIRKGATVGCKVTLRRDKMYEFLERLIYIALPREKDFRGFSVKQFDGNGNFSFGIKEHISFLEIDYDKISKIRGMDINIITSAVSDKEAKELLLALKFPFFD from the coding sequence ATGTTTAAAGAATTGTATAAAGATAGCATAGTAAAGTCCTTAAAGGATAAGTTTAATTACGGCAATATAATGCAAGTGCCTAAACTTGTCAAGGTGTGTATCAATATGGGCGTTGGAGATGCTGCTGCAGATAATAAAGCAATAAATGAACCACTTGATAGCCTATATTTGATTGCTGGACAGAAGCCTTTATCAACTTTTGCAAAAAAATCTATTTCTGGCTTCAAGATCAGAAAAGGTGCTACAGTAGGTTGCAAAGTAACTTTGCGTAGAGATAAAATGTATGAGTTTTTAGAAAGATTGATATATATTGCTTTGCCAAGGGAAAAAGATTTTAGAGGATTTAGTGTGAAGCAATTTGACGGTAATGGTAATTTTTCCTTTGGTATAAAGGAACATATCTCGTTTTTAGAAATAGATTATGATAAAATAAGTAAAATTAGAGGTATGGATATTAATATTATAACAAGTGCAGTTAGTGATAAGGAAGCAAAGGAATTATTACTGGCTCTTAAATTTCCTTTTTTTGATTAA
- the rplX gene encoding 50S ribosomal protein L24, with the protein MSAKIKSGDDVVVLTGKDKGKIGKVIKVIARDAKKKIIVSGVNVHKRHTKPKAGSSGGILNKELAIDISNVATLDPKYKTPTRVGFKVIDGRKVRFAKVSGEVID; encoded by the coding sequence ATGAGTGCTAAAATAAAAAGTGGTGATGACGTTGTAGTTTTAACTGGTAAAGATAAGGGAAAAATTGGTAAGGTAATCAAAGTTATAGCACGTGATGCTAAAAAGAAAATAATTGTTTCTGGAGTGAATGTGCATAAGAGACATACTAAACCAAAAGCTGGTAGTAGTGGTGGTATATTAAATAAAGAGTTGGCTATTGATATATCCAACGTTGCGACATTGGACCCTAAATATAAAACTCCAACTAGAGTGGGGTTTAAGGTTATAGACGGTAGAAAAGTGCGTTTTGCAAAAGTTTCTGGAGAAGTGATAGATTAG